One stretch of Chitinophaga pendula DNA includes these proteins:
- a CDS encoding lipopolysaccharide biosynthesis protein — translation MIKALKGSSFKNYSYSFVGNFLSSFSQWVIFSLIAKKYGTGSMGVFSLAQAWILPLFAFFTFQLRNMHVSDQEDQYGLPVMFTTRIIGDALFLLIVIFIGLFFYQSSVGIFVSLGVAKFFEMISDIIHAEFQKQKKHFIYGRRLTVRSILSIALAALSFQFIQSFELALLSLPLAYFISLVMDFYYLKKEIGHLDIFSGNKTLLRQMLITGGITGLSLLLVYLLPNIPRFLLEKYAGSHELGLFAGYFYLIIFSRIFIQSIVQNSLPSLAAYLSKGEKGKFMRLVRKELLFVLVLGLMQFILVPISDFVFPLLYNKDFTGNKTLLTIIFAGSVFSFLAFSLNNVLNAMKYFRMQFPVYLALVLFCLGCGYLLISRSGVEGAAYTFLLTSIMQCILLLIPIYFGLKRTRPVKEAAIKEPVLVEQ, via the coding sequence ATGATCAAAGCATTAAAGGGTAGTTCTTTTAAGAACTACTCTTACTCATTTGTGGGCAATTTTTTGAGTTCCTTTAGCCAATGGGTGATATTCTCCCTCATTGCCAAAAAATACGGAACAGGCAGCATGGGCGTGTTCTCACTCGCACAGGCCTGGATATTGCCGCTGTTTGCCTTCTTTACCTTTCAGCTACGCAATATGCACGTATCCGATCAGGAAGATCAATACGGGCTGCCTGTCATGTTCACCACCCGCATCATCGGTGATGCCCTCTTCCTGCTCATAGTCATATTCATCGGATTGTTCTTCTACCAATCCAGCGTCGGTATATTCGTTTCCCTCGGCGTCGCCAAGTTCTTCGAAATGATCAGCGATATCATCCACGCCGAATTCCAGAAACAAAAGAAACACTTCATCTACGGCCGCCGCCTCACCGTTCGATCCATACTCTCCATCGCCCTGGCTGCACTGTCATTCCAGTTCATACAGTCATTCGAACTGGCCCTGCTGTCGCTGCCACTGGCCTATTTCATCAGCCTGGTGATGGATTTCTACTACCTGAAAAAAGAGATCGGTCACCTGGACATCTTCTCCGGCAACAAAACATTGCTGCGGCAGATGCTCATCACCGGCGGTATCACCGGCCTCTCCCTACTGCTGGTATACCTGCTGCCCAATATCCCGCGCTTCCTGCTGGAAAAATATGCCGGCAGCCACGAATTGGGCCTGTTCGCCGGTTACTTCTACCTGATCATCTTCTCCCGCATCTTCATCCAGTCCATCGTACAGAATAGCCTGCCCTCCCTGGCCGCCTACCTCAGCAAAGGCGAAAAAGGTAAATTCATGCGCCTCGTCAGAAAAGAACTGCTGTTCGTACTCGTACTGGGACTGATGCAATTCATCCTTGTACCCATCAGCGACTTCGTATTCCCCTTACTCTATAATAAAGATTTTACGGGCAACAAAACGTTGCTGACCATCATTTTCGCAGGCTCCGTATTCTCCTTCCTCGCCTTCTCACTCAATAATGTGCTGAATGCAATGAAATATTTCCGCATGCAATTCCCCGTATACCTGGCACTGGTATTGTTCTGCCTGGGTTGCGGATACTTGCTCATCAGCCGCAGTGGCGTAGAAGGGGCCGCTTATACTTTCCTGCTTACCAGCATCATGCAATGCATACTGCTGCTCATCCCCATCTACTTCGGCCTCAAGCGGACCCGGCCAGTGAAGGAAGCAGCTATTAAAGAACCTGTTTTAGTGGAACAATGA
- a CDS encoding nucleotide sugar dehydrogenase: MKQDARIAIIGLGYVGLPLAVEFAKKFKVIGFDINAARISELMSGHDHTLEVADEDLKAVLTPDCSTEIGLFCSNELENIRSCNYFIVTVPTPVDKNNRPDLTPLYKASETVGKVLKKGDIVVYESTVYPGVTEDECVPVLEKISGLKFNEDFFAGYSPERINPGDKEHTVAKILKVTSGSTPEVAEKVDTLYRTVITAGTHKAASIRVAEAAKVIENAQRDINIAFVNELAKIFNRLDIDTDDVLQAAGTKWNFLKFRPGLVGGHCIGVDPYYLAQKAQEAGYHPEIILAGRRLNDGMGEYIAHEVIRRMIRKDIPVKQSNVLVLGVTFKENCPDVRNTRVIDILNTLKGYDMNITVYDPWATPAEVKHEYGWDSIQELNTVCDYDAIILAVAHEEFKQLDINKLCKNRAVVYDVKGILPKELVDARL, encoded by the coding sequence ATGAAACAGGATGCAAGAATTGCAATTATCGGCCTTGGATATGTAGGACTGCCACTGGCCGTGGAATTCGCAAAGAAATTTAAGGTAATAGGTTTTGACATCAACGCTGCAAGAATCAGTGAACTGATGAGCGGACATGACCATACCCTGGAAGTGGCCGATGAAGACCTTAAAGCAGTATTAACGCCAGACTGTAGCACCGAAATAGGCTTGTTCTGTTCAAACGAACTGGAAAACATCCGCTCCTGCAATTACTTTATCGTAACGGTACCCACACCGGTAGATAAGAACAACCGCCCTGATCTTACACCGTTGTACAAAGCCAGCGAAACAGTAGGAAAGGTGCTGAAAAAAGGCGATATCGTAGTATACGAATCTACCGTATATCCCGGCGTAACAGAAGACGAGTGCGTACCCGTACTCGAAAAAATATCCGGCCTGAAATTCAACGAAGACTTCTTCGCGGGCTATTCCCCCGAACGTATCAACCCGGGCGATAAAGAACATACCGTTGCCAAAATATTGAAAGTAACCTCCGGCTCTACCCCCGAAGTGGCAGAGAAGGTAGATACATTATACCGCACCGTGATCACCGCCGGCACCCACAAAGCTGCTTCTATCAGAGTAGCAGAAGCTGCCAAAGTGATCGAAAATGCACAACGCGATATCAACATCGCCTTCGTGAATGAACTGGCCAAGATCTTCAACCGCCTCGACATCGATACCGACGATGTACTCCAGGCCGCCGGTACCAAATGGAACTTCCTCAAGTTCAGACCCGGACTGGTAGGTGGTCACTGTATCGGCGTAGATCCATACTACCTGGCCCAGAAAGCACAGGAAGCCGGATACCACCCCGAGATCATCCTCGCCGGCCGCCGCCTCAACGATGGCATGGGCGAATATATCGCACATGAAGTGATCCGCCGCATGATCAGGAAAGACATTCCCGTAAAACAATCCAATGTGCTCGTACTGGGGGTCACCTTCAAGGAGAACTGTCCCGATGTTCGTAACACCCGCGTCATAGATATCCTTAACACCCTGAAAGGATACGATATGAATATTACAGTATACGATCCTTGGGCTACTCCAGCTGAAGTAAAACACGAATATGGCTGGGATTCCATACAAGAACTGAACACTGTTTGCGATTACGATGCCATTATCCTCGCCGTAGCACACGAAGAGTTCAAACAACTCGATATCAATAAGCTCTGTAAAAACAGAGCCGTAGTATACGATGTGAAGGGTATCCTGCCAAAAGAACTGGTAGATGCCCGCCTGTAA
- a CDS encoding GumC family protein: MSHNNYIQNGAPLNGNGNGNGVYNGVTPTPPAEERSSFSLRKMVDRFTSYWYLFAICVVVMIACAFVYLRYTKPTYKITAKVLVKDEKKGANLPGGEILDQLEMFSSQSNVDNEAEILKSRSLMEKVVKDDQLNVKVFVEGRVAETEQFDKLPFNVRWIYLKDTLAQVNYTLKPAAGNQFTLSRTNLEKKASWNDTINLPEGLLTIIRKPGYAVDKPYYLINVASIDATVADYQRRLNVNIPTKQVSTIDLSISEQIPEKGEKILNDLIEAYLRASVEDKNRIADSTIEFIDKRLVLVSKELTGVEKEIQQFKQENQLADLSEQSKQLVVGNSEMTKQIVGEQVKLSVAESLEAYLRDNGKRVVPSSLVVQDPTFVGLVEKYNTLQLERERLLLASTEANPVVQNIDRQLGGLRGDIQQNLATFRRGIQAGIGELQRNSGAMNRQIQQVPGKERIFLDYSRQQAIKQELYLFLLKKREESAISKSSNLAVARIIDPAKSDALPFKPKRPVVYVLAFVMGLIIPAGFLRIRELLNTRIMSKDDITEGTPVPVLAEIGHADTKDLIIVKKDAVTPLVEQFRAMRTNLQFVLSGRNDKVILLTSSMSGEGKSFIAANLAIILALSGKKVVLMEMDLRKPKISDKLGLSNHIGFSTYAIRQSPMEAIIKPSGLHENCFVISSGPVPPNPAELLLTEETDALFAYLREEFDYIIVDTAPVGLVTDAQLLAKHADASLYLVRHGYTFRQQLQLSKDLYLNKKMRKMSLVINDVKASPGYGYGYGYGYGYGGYGAYGMEAERKGFFKRISKLLTKQS, translated from the coding sequence ATGTCGCATAACAACTACATACAAAACGGAGCGCCGCTTAATGGCAATGGTAATGGCAACGGCGTCTACAATGGCGTAACGCCCACACCTCCCGCCGAAGAGCGCAGCAGCTTCAGCCTCCGGAAAATGGTAGACCGGTTCACCAGCTACTGGTACCTCTTCGCCATCTGCGTGGTCGTAATGATCGCCTGCGCATTCGTCTATCTCCGCTACACCAAACCCACCTACAAGATCACCGCCAAAGTACTGGTGAAAGATGAAAAGAAAGGAGCTAACCTCCCAGGTGGCGAAATACTGGATCAACTCGAAATGTTCTCCAGCCAAAGCAATGTAGACAACGAAGCCGAAATACTCAAATCACGCTCCCTCATGGAGAAAGTGGTTAAAGATGATCAGCTTAACGTTAAAGTATTCGTTGAAGGTCGCGTCGCCGAAACAGAACAATTCGACAAACTGCCCTTCAACGTACGCTGGATCTATCTCAAAGATACCCTCGCTCAGGTGAACTATACACTTAAACCCGCCGCCGGCAACCAGTTCACACTGTCACGTACCAACCTGGAAAAGAAAGCTTCCTGGAATGATACCATCAACCTGCCCGAAGGCTTGCTCACCATCATCCGCAAGCCAGGATATGCCGTCGATAAACCTTACTACCTCATCAATGTCGCATCTATCGACGCTACCGTAGCAGACTACCAGCGCCGCCTGAACGTCAACATACCCACCAAACAGGTAAGTACCATCGACCTCAGCATATCCGAACAAATACCGGAGAAAGGAGAGAAGATACTCAACGATCTTATCGAAGCCTACCTCAGAGCCAGCGTAGAAGATAAGAACCGTATCGCCGATAGCACCATCGAATTCATCGACAAACGCCTCGTACTCGTAAGTAAAGAACTCACCGGCGTCGAAAAAGAAATACAACAGTTCAAACAGGAAAACCAACTGGCAGACCTCAGCGAACAATCCAAACAACTGGTCGTTGGCAACAGCGAAATGACCAAACAGATCGTAGGCGAACAAGTCAAACTCAGCGTGGCCGAATCACTCGAAGCGTACCTCCGCGACAACGGAAAAAGGGTAGTGCCCTCTTCTCTCGTCGTACAGGACCCCACCTTCGTAGGGCTGGTAGAAAAATATAATACCCTCCAGCTCGAAAGAGAACGCCTGCTACTGGCCAGCACAGAAGCTAACCCAGTCGTGCAGAACATCGACCGCCAACTGGGCGGACTGCGTGGCGATATCCAGCAGAACCTCGCCACCTTCCGCAGAGGTATCCAGGCCGGTATCGGCGAACTGCAACGCAACTCCGGCGCCATGAACCGCCAGATACAACAGGTACCAGGCAAAGAACGCATCTTCCTCGACTACTCCCGCCAACAGGCCATCAAACAGGAACTATACCTGTTCCTCCTCAAGAAGAGAGAAGAATCCGCCATCTCCAAATCCTCTAACCTCGCCGTAGCACGCATCATAGATCCCGCCAAAAGCGATGCCCTGCCCTTCAAACCCAAACGCCCCGTAGTATACGTACTGGCATTTGTAATGGGCCTTATCATCCCGGCCGGCTTCCTGCGTATCCGCGAACTGCTCAACACCCGCATCATGAGCAAAGACGATATCACAGAGGGCACCCCCGTACCCGTACTGGCCGAGATCGGCCATGCCGATACCAAAGACCTCATCATCGTCAAAAAAGATGCAGTAACACCACTGGTAGAACAATTCCGCGCCATGCGTACCAACTTACAGTTCGTACTCTCCGGCCGCAACGATAAGGTCATCCTGCTCACCTCCAGCATGAGCGGTGAAGGTAAATCCTTCATCGCCGCCAACCTGGCCATCATACTGGCCCTGTCCGGCAAAAAAGTAGTGCTCATGGAAATGGACCTCCGCAAACCCAAAATATCGGATAAGCTGGGCCTCAGCAACCATATAGGATTCAGCACCTACGCCATCCGCCAGTCACCGATGGAAGCCATCATCAAGCCCTCCGGCCTGCATGAAAACTGCTTCGTCATCTCCTCCGGTCCCGTACCGCCTAACCCGGCAGAACTCCTGCTCACAGAAGAAACAGATGCCCTGTTTGCCTACCTGCGGGAAGAATTCGACTATATCATCGTAGATACAGCGCCCGTAGGCCTCGTAACAGATGCGCAACTGCTCGCCAAACACGCAGATGCCTCCCTCTACCTCGTACGCCATGGATACACCTTCCGTCAACAGCTCCAATTGTCCAAGGATTTGTACCTTAACAAGAAAATGAGGAAAATGAGCCTGGTCATCAATGACGTGAAAGCCTCCCCCGGATATGGCTATGGCTACGGATATGGTTACGGATATGGTGGATATGGCGCTTATGGTATGGAAGCCGAACGAAAAGGCTTCTTTAAACGCATATCAAAGCTCTTGACAAAACAATCATAA
- a CDS encoding SDR family oxidoreductase yields the protein MGAIALIYAAHKEKNTMYDKPYHQQDLTNLSFLVTGGAGFIGSNLVRYLLKYGAGKVRVLDNFATGSRENLAPFIDNPAFELIEGDIRQLEDCIRAVEGIDYVSHQAALGSVPRSINDPITSNEVNISGFLNMLLAARDAKVKHMVYAASSSTYGDHPGLPKQEDLIGNPLSPYAVTKYVNELYAGVFSRVYQFHTTGLRYFNIFGPRQNPRGPYAAVIPLFMEAAIERKQPVINGDGETSRDFTYVENAIQANIKSLMAGPQATTHEVINIACGDKTSLNELWQLISSIAGIDMQPAYKPERAGDVRHSLADISKAKQLVGYEPAFQIKDGLSETFKYYYDQSIKG from the coding sequence ATGGGTGCGATCGCACTCATATACGCAGCTCACAAGGAGAAAAATACCATGTACGATAAACCATATCATCAACAGGACCTGACTAACCTTTCCTTCCTGGTAACTGGCGGCGCCGGATTCATCGGCTCTAACCTCGTCAGATACCTGCTCAAATACGGCGCCGGCAAGGTAAGAGTGTTGGATAACTTCGCTACCGGTTCCCGCGAGAACCTGGCCCCCTTCATCGACAATCCCGCTTTCGAACTGATAGAAGGCGATATCCGCCAGCTGGAAGATTGTATCCGGGCCGTAGAAGGCATCGACTACGTATCCCACCAGGCCGCACTGGGCTCCGTACCCCGCTCTATCAACGACCCGATCACCAGCAACGAAGTCAATATCAGTGGTTTCCTCAATATGCTCTTAGCAGCCCGCGATGCCAAAGTAAAACACATGGTATACGCCGCCAGCTCCAGTACCTACGGCGACCACCCCGGCCTTCCCAAACAGGAAGACCTCATCGGTAACCCATTATCACCCTACGCAGTCACCAAGTATGTCAACGAACTATACGCCGGCGTATTCTCCCGCGTATACCAGTTCCATACCACCGGTCTCCGCTACTTCAACATATTCGGCCCCCGGCAGAATCCCAGAGGCCCCTACGCCGCCGTAATACCATTGTTCATGGAAGCAGCCATCGAACGCAAACAACCGGTGATCAACGGCGATGGCGAAACCTCCCGCGACTTTACCTACGTGGAAAATGCCATCCAGGCCAATATCAAATCACTGATGGCAGGCCCACAAGCCACCACGCACGAGGTCATCAACATCGCTTGCGGCGATAAGACCTCCCTGAATGAACTATGGCAGCTGATCTCATCCATCGCCGGAATAGACATGCAACCGGCCTACAAACCAGAACGCGCCGGAGATGTAAGACATAGCCTGGCAGATATCTCCAAGGCCAAACAACTCGTAGGATACGAACCTGCCTTCCAGATCAAGGACGGACTGAGCGAAACTTTTAAATACTACTATGATCAAAGCATTAAAGGGTAG
- a CDS encoding acyltransferase, whose protein sequence is MNTIINIIVSILKVLPAGLSVFFYDCIKPYSQKPFLLFRYCICKRLLGSLGQQVIIGPNVTIKHWKSIHIGTGVSIHDYSYMDGYGTIRIGNDVSIAHNCTLISSSHTWNNQSLPIRKNPVARQAITIEPNVWLGCDVRVMGGVTISKDVIVGAGSVVTKSLDTNGIFFGSPAAFYKPLYSRVNQEYHEA, encoded by the coding sequence ATGAACACGATCATCAACATCATAGTAAGCATACTCAAAGTCCTGCCAGCAGGATTGTCTGTCTTCTTTTACGATTGCATAAAACCCTATTCCCAGAAGCCGTTTCTGCTATTCCGGTATTGTATTTGTAAAAGACTCTTAGGCAGCCTGGGACAGCAGGTGATTATCGGCCCCAATGTCACCATCAAACATTGGAAAAGTATCCATATCGGCACAGGCGTAAGCATTCACGACTACTCCTATATGGACGGATATGGTACCATCAGGATCGGTAACGATGTTTCCATCGCTCACAATTGCACACTGATCAGCTCCAGTCATACCTGGAACAATCAGTCCCTTCCCATTCGCAAAAATCCGGTAGCCAGACAGGCCATCACGATCGAACCCAACGTATGGCTGGGATGTGATGTAAGGGTTATGGGAGGCGTGACGATCAGTAAAGACGTGATTGTAGGCGCAGGTAGCGTAGTCACCAAATCCCTCGATACCAACGGTATCTTCTTCGGATCTCCGGCTGCTTTCTACAAACCGCTTTATTCACGCGTAAACCAAGAATACCATGAAGCCTAG
- a CDS encoding right-handed parallel beta-helix repeat-containing protein: MKPRSSSSIMTCMAAGIIGLFSAQITYAASIKLSARGYSGTDDTRVFQQVLNDPKYDTVYVDRQNGPWVIAPVTITRDNLTVVFEKGAVVQAKRGAFPGKYDGLFLFDGVKNLKLIGNGATLKMNREEYTDGQWRMNIKLMDVRKALIDNLVLDGSGGDGVYVGTNNKADNYCSDIKIQRCTIRNQKRQGISVISVKGLLIKDCTITGTAGAPPSAGIDFEPNSSNQYLDNCVIENCVIKGNRGPGISISPLNLKDHSATVGITVRNSDISGNRSAGISFNNREGNKVMGNVLVENSKIQDNQKEGVIYREVAGYQTTFRKVDFIDNAKEKNVTSSVLFRSDRKGGSAAATRAGAAATRNAFSSASTADRKATAGNTRLSFEGCSIKNSNGKNAFRVQGQIDDLDVDGDVKVQGAGAAAATRISTTAKDNNGGIIKVKYNQ, translated from the coding sequence ATGAAGCCTAGATCATCATCCAGCATTATGACATGTATGGCGGCCGGCATAATAGGCCTGTTCTCCGCCCAGATCACCTATGCGGCTTCTATTAAACTGTCTGCCCGGGGATACTCCGGTACAGACGATACCCGTGTCTTTCAGCAAGTGCTGAACGATCCTAAATACGATACCGTATACGTAGATCGCCAGAACGGACCCTGGGTGATCGCACCCGTGACCATCACCCGCGATAACCTTACCGTCGTATTCGAAAAAGGAGCAGTCGTACAAGCCAAACGGGGCGCCTTCCCAGGCAAATATGATGGCCTCTTCCTCTTCGATGGAGTTAAAAACCTCAAACTCATCGGCAATGGCGCGACCCTCAAAATGAACAGGGAAGAATATACTGATGGCCAATGGCGTATGAACATCAAACTCATGGACGTCAGAAAAGCCCTCATCGATAACCTCGTTCTCGATGGCAGTGGCGGCGATGGCGTATATGTCGGTACAAACAACAAAGCAGATAACTACTGCTCCGATATCAAAATACAACGCTGCACCATCCGCAACCAGAAACGGCAGGGCATCAGCGTCATCTCCGTAAAAGGATTGCTGATAAAAGATTGTACCATCACCGGCACCGCGGGCGCACCGCCGTCAGCAGGCATCGACTTCGAACCCAATTCCTCCAATCAATACCTGGATAATTGTGTAATAGAAAACTGTGTCATCAAAGGCAACCGCGGCCCGGGTATCTCGATCTCCCCGCTCAACCTGAAAGACCACAGCGCCACCGTAGGTATCACCGTACGCAACTCCGATATCTCCGGCAACCGCTCCGCCGGTATCTCCTTCAACAACCGGGAAGGCAACAAGGTAATGGGTAACGTGCTGGTAGAAAACAGCAAGATCCAGGACAACCAGAAAGAAGGTGTCATCTACCGCGAAGTAGCCGGCTATCAGACCACCTTCCGCAAAGTAGACTTCATCGACAATGCCAAAGAAAAAAATGTAACCTCTTCCGTACTCTTCCGCAGCGATCGTAAAGGAGGAAGTGCCGCCGCTACCCGTGCCGGCGCTGCCGCCACCCGCAATGCCTTCTCCAGCGCATCGACTGCTGACAGGAAAGCTACCGCGGGCAATACCCGCCTGTCATTTGAAGGTTGTTCCATCAAAAACAGCAATGGCAAAAATGCTTTCCGGGTACAAGGCCAGATCGATGACCTCGATGTAGATGGAGATGTAAAAGTACAGGGCGCCGGCGCCGCAGCCGCCACCCGCATAAGTACCACAGCAAAAGACAACAACGGCGGTATCATCAAGGTAAAATATAATCAATAA
- a CDS encoding glycosyltransferase family 39 protein, which yields MNLAISKYNRVFITFNVLVYLFPIFFLQFPTSFHFGGTIYLAYSLFMSVLAFRVFEHTDEFAYERNLLLFGILNKILFVFIFAHFLEEKLGVPFLSFKDDYMYDKASRNIYGSWQYHPINVNPAVAFSRGFYSGFPNISAFLMLIFGDGWWVPRIANAFASGFTVIIVYRMAKLIYGSNQYTRFFGSLLCFSPVLVTFSSLQLKDTFLLLFMVTGAYLLLLSIYRQKYLLYTILATVVLMPLVFFRPVVILAVLGGYAAYRIFFPAKVERKTYIIKVAVGVCIALVIFFAVWHYFSELGLLEDDLFTYIDSRANSRDGEAATLPEKFSNNSAMGIVGLLGAPLYFVAAFFTPIITIVDIDSEVLNYAYAPLLWMMVMKYFIFIFLIGNKFKALKQYYKPLFFPLFIYAMYKGIQATSISIFDLRQSLPAEVMLLLAFPGYFILRPTRKEEVLNTIYLGVMLLCIGVFTYVRLTSRGLI from the coding sequence ATGAATCTTGCCATCAGTAAATATAACAGGGTGTTCATCACGTTCAACGTGCTGGTCTACCTGTTCCCCATCTTCTTTTTGCAGTTCCCGACGTCCTTTCACTTCGGAGGCACCATCTACCTGGCATATTCGTTATTTATGTCAGTATTGGCTTTCCGGGTATTTGAACATACCGACGAATTCGCCTACGAAAGAAACCTGCTGCTGTTTGGTATACTCAACAAAATACTCTTCGTATTCATCTTCGCGCACTTCCTGGAAGAAAAACTAGGCGTGCCCTTCCTTTCTTTTAAAGATGACTATATGTATGATAAAGCCAGCCGTAATATCTATGGCAGCTGGCAATATCATCCGATCAACGTAAACCCGGCAGTAGCTTTCTCAAGGGGCTTCTACTCCGGCTTTCCCAATATCAGCGCCTTCCTGATGCTGATATTCGGCGATGGCTGGTGGGTACCTCGTATCGCCAACGCTTTCGCCAGCGGTTTCACTGTGATCATCGTATACCGTATGGCCAAGCTGATATACGGAAGTAATCAATACACCCGCTTCTTCGGCAGCCTGCTGTGTTTTTCGCCAGTACTGGTCACCTTTTCTTCCCTGCAGCTGAAAGATACCTTCCTGCTACTGTTTATGGTAACAGGCGCTTACCTGCTGCTACTATCCATCTACCGGCAGAAATACCTGCTGTATACCATACTAGCCACCGTCGTACTGATGCCGCTGGTATTCTTCCGGCCCGTCGTGATATTGGCCGTACTGGGCGGATATGCCGCTTATCGTATCTTCTTCCCGGCAAAAGTGGAACGGAAAACATATATCATCAAAGTAGCCGTCGGCGTCTGTATCGCCTTGGTCATATTTTTTGCCGTATGGCACTATTTCAGCGAACTCGGACTACTGGAAGATGACTTGTTCACCTACATCGACTCCCGCGCCAACAGCCGCGATGGAGAAGCCGCCACCTTACCCGAAAAGTTCAGCAATAACTCGGCCATGGGGATCGTCGGCCTGCTGGGCGCACCGCTCTACTTCGTCGCCGCATTCTTTACCCCCATCATCACCATCGTCGATATCGACTCAGAAGTGCTGAACTACGCCTACGCACCGCTGCTCTGGATGATGGTCATGAAATATTTCATCTTCATCTTCCTAATAGGCAATAAGTTCAAAGCCTTAAAACAATACTATAAGCCGCTGTTCTTTCCCTTGTTTATCTACGCCATGTACAAGGGGATACAGGCGACTTCCATATCTATTTTCGACTTACGGCAGTCACTGCCGGCCGAGGTAATGCTGCTATTGGCATTCCCGGGATATTTTATACTGCGGCCTACCCGTAAAGAGGAGGTCCTGAACACGATCTATCTGGGCGTTATGCTGCTCTGTATAGGCGTATTTACCTATGTAAGGTTAACATCTAGAGGATTAATATAA
- a CDS encoding polysaccharide biosynthesis/export family protein, with amino-acid sequence MNLFFKSRFKLLLKMGAAAIACLYLASCSSPKNIAYFKDIPDSVKYRSVSQVSFNTPVVQTDDILQVSIQTLDPNATVLLNQQNTAQWSVSGTGGSGSNPNLPSGITGYLVDNEGNIVLPLIGKINVAGKTTSAVRDEIRNKAAAYYKDPVVNVRFANFKITVLGEVARPSTYVMPNEKVTLLDALGMAGDLTIYGKRENVMLIRETNGKKEFIRFNLNDSQVFNSPYYFLHQGDVVYVEPNKAKVASTDMAQVKRISIMASVLTLLIVIASRVNF; translated from the coding sequence ATGAACTTGTTTTTCAAAAGTCGATTTAAGCTACTTTTAAAAATGGGGGCAGCAGCCATTGCCTGCCTCTACCTCGCATCCTGTTCCTCCCCGAAGAATATCGCGTATTTCAAAGACATCCCGGATTCTGTAAAATACAGATCCGTCAGCCAGGTATCTTTTAATACCCCCGTGGTACAAACCGATGATATTCTACAGGTGTCCATACAAACACTCGATCCCAACGCCACCGTACTGCTCAATCAGCAAAATACCGCTCAATGGTCCGTAAGCGGCACCGGTGGCTCCGGCTCCAATCCCAACCTCCCCAGCGGTATCACCGGATACCTCGTCGACAACGAGGGCAATATCGTACTGCCGCTCATCGGGAAGATCAACGTCGCCGGAAAAACTACCTCCGCCGTAAGAGACGAAATCCGTAACAAAGCCGCTGCCTATTATAAAGATCCCGTTGTGAATGTGCGTTTCGCCAATTTCAAAATAACCGTACTGGGAGAAGTCGCCAGACCGTCCACCTACGTCATGCCTAACGAGAAAGTAACACTCCTCGACGCCTTAGGCATGGCCGGCGACCTCACCATCTACGGCAAACGCGAAAACGTCATGCTCATTCGCGAAACCAATGGCAAAAAGGAATTCATCAGATTTAACCTGAACGATAGCCAGGTGTTCAACTCCCCCTACTACTTCCTCCACCAGGGAGACGTCGTATACGTTGAACCTAATAAAGCTAAAGTAGCTTCCACCGATATGGCACAGGTGAAAAGGATCTCCATCATGGCATCCGTACTCACCCTCCTCATCGTGATCGCTTCCAGGGTTAATTTCTAA